One part of the Chryseobacterium sp. 7 genome encodes these proteins:
- a CDS encoding winged helix-turn-helix transcriptional regulator: MNKKRSDCPISCSLEMWGDKWSLLIIRDLMLKKECTYGDFLKADEKIATNILATRLQNLLDNGIIDKKDHPDNKLKILYFLTQKGVDLIPIIVEINLWGDRYLTIPDGRKKLLEEIKNDKEAFIKRAKAYLSSEE, encoded by the coding sequence ATGAATAAAAAAAGATCAGACTGTCCTATCAGCTGTTCACTGGAAATGTGGGGAGACAAATGGTCTCTGCTCATCATAAGAGATCTTATGCTGAAAAAAGAGTGTACCTATGGTGATTTCCTGAAGGCAGATGAAAAAATAGCCACCAATATTCTGGCAACAAGACTTCAAAACCTTTTAGACAATGGGATCATTGATAAAAAAGACCATCCGGACAACAAACTGAAAATTCTTTATTTTCTGACGCAGAAAGGGGTTGATCTTATTCCGATAATCGTAGAAATCAACCTTTGGGGCGATCGATATCTTACTATTCCTGATGGCAGAAAAAAACTATTGGAAGAGATTAAAAATGATAAGGAAGCCTTTATAAAAAGAGCAAAAGCCTATCTTTCATCTGAAGAATAG
- a CDS encoding ABC1 kinase family protein, with protein MFDKQQRKLKRSARLISVLSKYGFKDMLARMNGGNKQEDTSNSDEIISKGTVYERIRLALEELGPTFVKLGQSFSNREDLLPPELIQELQKLQDKVETVDMDVEEALESEFNISVKDYFREIQKEPIATASIAQVYKAVLNDGSPVILKLRKPDVQSVIEDDLLLIKDIEKLISAYSEIGEKLNMKQAISTFEKSLLEEVSLTNERNNILQFRLNFKNNKETYVPKVYEEFSNNNILCMEFIDGIKVTDKSLLLANNIDPVKVSETGLRLFVSQILDYGFFHADPHAGNILVKKDGKIVFIDFGAVGKIQPNDKEILENLIVSFVAKNSHKIVRSLKKMAISYEIPDERRFENDVDDILNFVHSSSLQDINVQVIINKMKDILKDNRLYMPDYFYLLFKGISLIEGVGRNINPDLDIVKSLHPYTRKIFTKKISPKNLLKTGMDRMMNFTDNVDEIPKELRSVLQKLDENKFTVSSEIKNIEKTNQLIKSSVVNLILAMVLGANIIATAIVFSSESGPRIGELSLVAVLGFIFSILLVVILLLRVTRK; from the coding sequence ATGTTTGACAAGCAGCAAAGAAAACTGAAAAGATCCGCAAGACTGATTTCCGTATTGAGTAAATATGGATTCAAAGATATGCTGGCAAGAATGAACGGAGGAAATAAACAGGAAGATACTTCCAATTCTGATGAGATTATTTCAAAAGGAACAGTTTATGAAAGAATAAGACTGGCGCTGGAAGAGCTGGGTCCTACGTTTGTAAAGCTTGGCCAGTCATTCAGCAACAGGGAAGACCTTTTACCGCCGGAATTGATTCAGGAACTGCAGAAGCTTCAGGACAAAGTGGAAACAGTAGATATGGACGTAGAAGAAGCGCTGGAAAGTGAATTCAATATTTCCGTGAAAGATTATTTTCGTGAAATCCAGAAAGAACCTATTGCCACAGCTTCCATTGCCCAGGTGTATAAAGCTGTTTTGAATGATGGCAGCCCGGTAATTTTAAAGCTGAGAAAACCGGATGTACAGTCTGTTATTGAAGATGATTTGCTTTTAATCAAAGATATTGAAAAACTGATATCTGCCTATTCGGAAATAGGAGAGAAGCTTAATATGAAACAGGCCATTTCCACTTTTGAAAAATCATTGCTGGAAGAGGTTTCTTTGACAAATGAAAGAAATAATATTCTACAGTTCCGTCTTAATTTTAAAAATAATAAAGAAACATATGTTCCGAAAGTCTACGAAGAATTTTCCAATAATAATATTCTTTGTATGGAATTTATTGACGGGATAAAGGTTACGGATAAATCACTTCTCCTGGCCAATAATATAGACCCCGTAAAAGTTTCTGAAACAGGATTAAGACTGTTTGTATCACAGATCTTAGATTACGGATTTTTCCATGCTGATCCTCATGCCGGGAATATCCTGGTGAAAAAAGACGGTAAAATTGTTTTCATTGATTTTGGGGCGGTAGGAAAAATTCAGCCCAATGATAAAGAAATCCTGGAAAATCTTATCGTAAGTTTTGTAGCCAAAAACTCCCATAAAATAGTACGTTCACTCAAAAAAATGGCGATAAGCTATGAGATTCCGGACGAAAGAAGATTCGAAAATGATGTGGATGATATTCTGAATTTCGTTCACAGCTCATCATTGCAGGATATCAATGTACAGGTGATCATCAATAAAATGAAAGATATTCTGAAAGATAACAGGCTTTATATGCCGGATTATTTCTATCTTTTATTTAAAGGAATCAGTCTGATAGAAGGAGTTGGAAGAAATATCAATCCGGATCTGGACATTGTAAAAAGTCTTCACCCTTACACCAGGAAAATTTTCACCAAAAAGATAAGTCCTAAAAATCTTTTAAAAACGGGAATGGATCGAATGATGAATTTCACAGATAATGTAGATGAAATTCCGAAAGAACTTCGTTCTGTCCTTCAAAAACTGGATGAAAACAAATTTACAGTTTCCAGTGAGATCAAAAATATAGAAAAAACCAACCAGCTGATCAAATCCAGTGTGGTTAATCTGATTTTAGCCATGGTTTTAGGGGCTAATATCATTGCCACGGCTATTGTTTTTTCTTCAGAATCCGGACCCAGAATAGGAGAATTGTCCTTGGTAGCAGTCTTAGGTTTTATCTTTTCAATTCTTTTAGTCGTAATCCTTTTATTGAGAGTAACCAGAAAATAA
- a CDS encoding IS5 family transposase: MLGKNPEKLPELFRPMLVDFIDEKHELVLLSEKIDWNYFEKEFSPLYSKVGNPSHPIRFMVGCLLLKHLYNLGDETLASAWIMNPYMQYFCGRVFFEHEFPCDPSNFVHFRKRIGENGIEKIFAYSVRMHDAKVNTSHFVLSDTTVQENNTTFPTDAKLCKKVIDYCNKIAEKEGLKQRQRYTKVSKRLVRNTYNGKHPKRAKMARKSQRQLKTIAMRLIRELERNFTAEQKEFYKNTLTLYAKAVTQKRNDTDKIYSIHKPFTRCIAKGKAHKQYEFGNKVGLITTSGKGKKIILGIKAFLQTPYDGHTIEPLLEQMENSGQQLPKELVYDRGGRGKSEIKGVKISIPSTPRKTDTAYQKQIKRKKFRTRAAIEPIIGHLKTDFRLAQNYFMGEMGPQINALLSATAWNMKKMMEILKKELSLFFYQIQIILFSNSMFKNKLENSIS; this comes from the coding sequence ATGTTGGGAAAAAATCCAGAAAAACTGCCAGAATTATTTCGCCCGATGTTGGTGGATTTTATTGATGAGAAGCACGAACTTGTATTGCTTTCAGAAAAAATTGATTGGAATTATTTCGAGAAAGAATTTTCTCCATTGTATTCTAAAGTAGGCAATCCAAGTCATCCGATTCGGTTTATGGTGGGCTGCCTTCTTTTGAAGCACCTGTACAATTTGGGCGATGAAACCCTTGCCTCAGCGTGGATTATGAATCCTTACATGCAGTATTTTTGCGGAAGAGTTTTCTTTGAACATGAATTCCCGTGTGACCCAAGTAATTTTGTGCATTTCCGAAAAAGAATTGGCGAAAACGGTATTGAAAAAATCTTTGCCTACAGTGTAAGGATGCATGATGCAAAGGTCAATACTTCACATTTTGTTTTGTCAGATACCACGGTTCAAGAGAATAACACTACTTTTCCTACGGATGCGAAATTGTGTAAAAAAGTAATTGATTATTGCAACAAAATAGCCGAAAAAGAAGGCCTAAAGCAGAGACAGCGCTACACGAAAGTCAGCAAACGACTGGTTCGCAACACCTACAACGGCAAACATCCTAAGCGAGCTAAAATGGCAAGAAAGTCACAAAGACAATTAAAAACCATCGCCATGAGGCTGATACGAGAACTGGAACGCAATTTTACGGCAGAACAGAAAGAGTTTTACAAAAATACACTGACACTTTACGCCAAAGCGGTTACTCAAAAAAGAAACGATACCGATAAAATTTACAGCATTCACAAACCATTTACCCGATGTATTGCGAAAGGAAAAGCTCATAAACAGTATGAATTTGGAAATAAGGTGGGCTTGATAACGACCTCGGGCAAAGGCAAAAAAATCATTCTTGGGATTAAGGCATTTTTACAAACACCATACGATGGTCACACCATTGAGCCGCTTCTGGAGCAAATGGAAAACAGTGGTCAGCAACTTCCAAAAGAACTCGTTTACGATCGAGGTGGCAGAGGAAAATCGGAGATCAAAGGCGTAAAAATCTCTATTCCAAGCACTCCAAGAAAAACAGACACCGCTTATCAAAAACAAATAAAACGCAAGAAATTCAGAACTAGAGCAGCGATCGAACCTATCATCGGACACTTAAAGACGGATTTTAGGCTGGCTCAAAATTATTTCATGGGAGAAATGGGGCCACAAATCAATGCATTATTATCAGCAACCGCCTGGAATATGAAGAAAATGATGGAAATACTGAAAAAAGAATTGAGTTTATTTTTTTATCAAATACAAATTATCCTATTTTCTAATTCTATGTTTAAAAATAAATTAGAAAATAGCATTTCTTAA
- a CDS encoding iron-containing alcohol dehydrogenase: MLNFEFKNPTKILFGKGEIAKISNEIPKDARILMIYGGGSIKNNGVYDQVKQALADHEVYEFGGVPANPEYEILINALSFIKEKNITYLLAVGGGSVIDGTKFLSAAANYDGEPWEILRKSVRTFEGQGMPFGSILTLPATGSEMNSGYVISRRETNEKLSSGGPGLFPQFSVLDPEVIRSIPKNQIVNGITDAYTHVLEQYMTAPSSADLQERIAESILISLQETAPKVLADDFNYDAAGNFMWCCTMALNGLIQKGVITDWAVHAMGHELTAYFGIDHARTLAIIAPSHYRYNFEDKKGKLAQYAERVWGIKDGTVEEKAELGIKKMEEFFHSLHIKTRLSEYTEDFKGTAEKVEKAFTDRNWLGLGEYKKLTPQDAYKIVEMSY, translated from the coding sequence ATGCTTAATTTCGAGTTTAAAAATCCAACAAAAATACTTTTCGGGAAAGGTGAAATTGCTAAAATTTCCAACGAAATTCCCAAAGACGCAAGAATATTAATGATTTACGGTGGCGGAAGCATCAAAAACAATGGTGTTTATGACCAGGTAAAACAGGCTTTGGCAGACCATGAAGTATATGAATTCGGTGGAGTGCCAGCCAATCCGGAATATGAAATCCTGATTAATGCTCTAAGCTTTATTAAAGAAAAAAATATCACTTATCTTCTTGCTGTAGGTGGAGGATCTGTAATTGACGGAACAAAATTCCTTTCCGCAGCGGCCAATTATGATGGAGAACCATGGGAAATTTTGAGAAAATCGGTAAGAACATTTGAAGGTCAGGGAATGCCATTCGGAAGTATCTTAACATTGCCTGCGACGGGTTCGGAAATGAATTCCGGTTATGTGATTTCCAGAAGAGAAACCAATGAGAAATTGTCTTCAGGAGGTCCCGGACTTTTCCCGCAGTTTTCCGTACTGGATCCGGAAGTGATCAGATCTATTCCCAAAAATCAAATTGTGAATGGAATCACAGATGCATACACCCACGTTTTGGAACAATATATGACGGCTCCTTCTTCTGCCGATCTTCAGGAAAGAATTGCAGAAAGTATTCTGATCAGCCTACAGGAAACGGCTCCTAAGGTATTGGCAGATGATTTCAATTACGATGCTGCAGGAAATTTCATGTGGTGCTGTACAATGGCGCTGAACGGATTAATCCAGAAAGGGGTCATTACAGACTGGGCTGTACATGCTATGGGACATGAGCTGACGGCTTATTTTGGAATTGATCATGCAAGAACGCTGGCTATCATTGCTCCCTCACATTACCGTTATAATTTCGAAGATAAAAAAGGAAAACTGGCTCAGTATGCTGAAAGAGTTTGGGGAATCAAAGACGGCACTGTAGAAGAAAAAGCAGAACTGGGTATCAAAAAAATGGAAGAATTTTTCCACAGTCTTCACATTAAAACAAGACTCTCTGAATACACGGAAGATTTCAAAGGAACAGCTGAAAAAGTTGAAAAAGCTTTTACAGACAGAAATTGGCTAGGTCTTGGAGAGTATAAAAAACTGACTCCACAGGATGCTTATAAGATTGTAGAGATGAGCTACTAG
- a CDS encoding lipocalin family protein — protein MKKQLLLFAFSALALTSCKDDNLEAYDMDIMKGDWKEVKREIISGKDNKTVLQSYPNTGCAAKNTLFFRTDYYVSYTAYTGIGADCQMDQKTEGRYTYDADSKVLGIKLDNEGTANYRVDMLTSKDLRLAQQFGNFDLDGDKIPEVTYVTYKR, from the coding sequence ATGAAAAAACAGCTACTTTTATTTGCCTTTTCTGCCCTTGCGCTTACTTCTTGTAAAGATGACAATCTCGAAGCTTATGATATGGATATCATGAAGGGAGACTGGAAGGAAGTTAAAAGAGAAATTATTTCCGGAAAAGATAATAAAACAGTGCTTCAATCGTATCCAAACACCGGATGTGCAGCTAAAAATACTCTTTTCTTCCGAACGGATTATTATGTAAGCTATACCGCATATACAGGAATAGGTGCAGACTGTCAAATGGATCAAAAAACTGAAGGAAGATACACCTATGATGCTGACTCTAAAGTCTTGGGAATTAAACTTGACAATGAAGGAACAGCAAATTACAGAGTGGATATGCTGACAAGCAAAGATCTGAGGCTTGCCCAGCAGTTCGGAAACTTTGATCTGGATGGAGACAAAATCCCTGAAGTTACTTACGTTACTTACAAAAGATAA
- a CDS encoding GDSL-type esterase/lipase family protein, whose protein sequence is MKKILTAFLLLFFTIAFSQENKPMFWQDIQGFKKLDQQNPPQKDAILFLGSSSFTKWTDVADYFPGKTIINRGFGGSRLTDLNDFANDLLAPYQPKQIIIYCGENDFADNHQLKAKMVVDRYKAFYKKIREKFPNIEVDYISIKYSPSREVIWPQIKIANKKIAAFMKKEPNAEFIDVTKAMEDADGNVRKDIFVEDMLHFKPEGYRIWAKVITPYLK, encoded by the coding sequence ATGAAGAAGATTCTAACAGCATTTCTATTGCTGTTCTTTACTATTGCCTTTTCTCAGGAAAATAAACCTATGTTCTGGCAGGATATCCAGGGATTCAAAAAACTGGATCAGCAAAACCCGCCACAAAAGGATGCTATTTTATTTCTGGGAAGCTCATCATTCACCAAATGGACTGATGTAGCAGATTACTTTCCCGGCAAAACAATTATCAACAGAGGATTCGGAGGATCAAGGCTTACAGACCTTAATGATTTTGCAAATGATCTCTTAGCTCCTTATCAACCCAAGCAGATCATTATTTACTGCGGTGAAAACGATTTTGCAGACAATCATCAGCTAAAAGCCAAAATGGTAGTTGACCGATATAAAGCTTTCTATAAAAAAATCCGTGAAAAATTTCCTAATATTGAAGTAGATTATATCTCGATCAAATATTCGCCAAGCAGAGAAGTGATCTGGCCTCAAATAAAAATAGCCAACAAAAAGATCGCTGCTTTTATGAAAAAAGAACCCAATGCTGAATTCATTGATGTTACAAAAGCAATGGAAGATGCTGACGGAAACGTAAGAAAAGATATTTTTGTGGAAGATATGCTTCACTTTAAGCCGGAAGGATACAGAATCTGGGCGAAGGTGATTACTCCTTACCTGAAATAA
- a CDS encoding carbon-nitrogen hydrolase family protein — MQIETRNLTLQDYNELAETMKRAYPQMSESIWSKKSIDKLTKMFPNGQICITVDGKLAAVALSIIVNYDEFGDDHTYSDITGNYTFNTHTSTGNVLYGIEVFVDPEFRELRLGRRLYDARKELCEQLNLKSIILGGRIPSYHKYSHELSPREYIRKVRDKEIYDPVLSFQLSNNFLPIRILKKYLPEDEASRENAVLLQWNNIYYSRKPNTMQDSIIRLGLVQWQMRHFKDIEAFYEQVEFFVNVMGDYKSDFVLFPELFNTPLLAPFNNLSERDSMIELAKLTEEIKKKISELAISYNVNIISGSMPVFDNNDLYNVSYLLHRDGRVDEYRKIHITPNEKRYYGMKGGNEIRVFDTDCGKIGLVICYDVEFPELPRILADQGMKILFVPYLTDTQNAYMRVRHCAAARAIENECYVAIAGCVGNLPKVNNMDIQFGQAAVFTPSDFAFPSNAVKGEATPNTEMTLIVDVDLNLLKDLHHNGSVQVMKDRRKDLYETYLK, encoded by the coding sequence ATGCAAATAGAAACAAGAAACCTGACCCTTCAGGATTATAATGAGCTGGCGGAAACGATGAAAAGGGCCTACCCGCAAATGTCGGAATCCATTTGGTCCAAAAAAAGTATTGATAAGCTTACAAAAATGTTCCCCAACGGACAGATTTGTATTACGGTAGATGGTAAACTGGCTGCTGTAGCGCTTTCCATTATTGTGAATTACGATGAATTTGGAGATGACCATACCTATAGCGATATCACTGGAAATTATACCTTCAACACTCATACTTCAACAGGAAATGTTCTTTATGGAATCGAAGTCTTTGTAGATCCTGAGTTTCGTGAATTACGTTTGGGAAGAAGGTTATATGATGCACGAAAAGAACTTTGCGAGCAGCTAAACTTAAAATCCATTATCCTTGGAGGCAGAATTCCAAGCTATCACAAATACAGCCATGAGCTCTCGCCCAGAGAATATATCAGAAAAGTAAGAGACAAAGAGATCTATGATCCGGTATTGTCTTTCCAGCTTTCCAATAATTTTCTTCCGATAAGAATCCTGAAAAAATACTTGCCGGAAGATGAAGCTTCCAGAGAAAATGCGGTTCTTTTGCAATGGAACAACATTTATTACAGCAGAAAGCCAAATACGATGCAGGACAGTATTATCCGTCTTGGATTGGTGCAGTGGCAGATGAGGCACTTTAAAGATATAGAAGCCTTTTATGAACAGGTGGAGTTTTTCGTGAATGTAATGGGAGATTATAAATCAGACTTTGTTCTTTTCCCGGAGCTTTTCAACACGCCGTTGCTGGCTCCTTTCAATAATCTGTCCGAAAGAGACAGTATGATAGAACTGGCAAAGCTGACTGAGGAGATTAAAAAGAAAATTTCAGAACTGGCCATCAGTTATAATGTGAATATTATTTCCGGAAGTATGCCTGTTTTTGATAATAATGATTTGTATAATGTCAGTTATCTTTTGCACCGTGACGGGCGTGTGGATGAATACAGAAAGATTCACATTACCCCGAATGAAAAGAGATATTACGGGATGAAAGGAGGAAATGAAATAAGGGTTTTTGATACCGACTGCGGAAAAATAGGTCTCGTCATCTGCTATGACGTAGAATTTCCGGAATTACCAAGAATTCTGGCTGATCAGGGAATGAAAATTTTATTTGTTCCTTATCTGACAGACACTCAAAACGCTTATATGAGAGTACGCCACTGTGCTGCCGCAAGAGCTATAGAAAACGAATGCTATGTAGCGATTGCCGGATGCGTTGGAAACCTTCCGAAGGTAAATAATATGGATATCCAGTTTGGGCAGGCTGCCGTATTTACCCCTTCTGATTTTGCTTTCCCATCCAATGCCGTAAAAGGAGAAGCTACTCCCAATACAGAAATGACCCTGATTGTGGATGTAGACCTTAACCTGTTAAAAGACCTCCATCATAACGGATCTGTTCAGGTAATGAAAGACCGCAGAAAAGACCTGTACGAAACCTATCTTAAATAA
- a CDS encoding DEAD/DEAH box helicase has product MEKLTFADFDLPVKILDVLADLELFEPTPIQEKSLKPILSGRDVMGIAQTGTGKTLAYLLPVLKTWKYSKTGNPTVLVLVPTRELVVQVTEILEKLTENITARVIGIYGGKNINTQKLLFNDGCDILVGTPGRVMDLAIDNAISLKEVQKLIIDEFDEMLNLGFRPQLTHIFEMMKEKRQNILFSATMTEAVDDMLDVYFASPVEISLAKSGTPLEKIEQTGYKVENFNTKINLLEHLLKNNEDMSKVLIFNNNKKHADLLFTKIDELFPEQFDVIHSNKSQNYRLKAMKSFENEEIRGLITTDVMARGLDISNITHVINFETPDIPEQYIHRIGRTGRADKEGKAITFVTKKEEPLILDIELLMDKDLKFNEFPEEVKINPKKIAAEEDQVVMKNPAQVKLNDGGGAFHEKKAKNTKENWGGPSKRKAPKKFGANRAQQKAISKSKRKK; this is encoded by the coding sequence ATGGAAAAACTCACTTTTGCAGATTTTGACCTTCCGGTTAAAATTCTTGATGTTTTAGCGGATCTGGAATTATTTGAACCTACCCCCATTCAGGAAAAAAGCTTGAAGCCTATTCTTTCCGGAAGGGATGTAATGGGAATTGCACAGACCGGAACCGGGAAAACATTAGCTTATCTTTTGCCCGTTTTGAAAACATGGAAATACAGCAAAACAGGAAATCCAACTGTTTTGGTACTTGTTCCTACAAGAGAATTGGTAGTGCAGGTAACTGAAATCCTTGAGAAACTGACAGAAAATATTACTGCAAGAGTAATCGGAATATACGGTGGGAAAAATATTAATACGCAAAAGTTACTGTTCAATGATGGCTGCGATATTTTAGTAGGAACACCGGGAAGAGTGATGGATCTTGCCATAGACAATGCCATTTCTCTGAAAGAAGTTCAAAAGCTGATCATTGATGAATTTGATGAAATGCTTAATTTAGGTTTCAGACCACAGCTTACCCATATTTTTGAAATGATGAAAGAGAAGAGACAGAATATTCTTTTCTCCGCCACCATGACGGAAGCTGTAGATGATATGCTGGATGTGTATTTTGCCAGTCCGGTAGAAATTTCACTGGCAAAATCAGGAACACCGCTTGAGAAAATTGAACAAACGGGCTACAAAGTAGAAAATTTCAATACTAAGATCAACTTACTTGAACATTTATTGAAAAATAATGAAGATATGTCTAAGGTGTTGATTTTTAACAATAATAAAAAACACGCAGATCTGCTTTTTACCAAAATTGATGAGCTTTTCCCAGAGCAGTTTGATGTGATTCACTCTAATAAATCTCAGAATTACAGATTAAAGGCTATGAAAAGCTTTGAGAATGAAGAGATCCGTGGTTTGATCACAACAGATGTAATGGCAAGAGGTCTGGATATTTCAAATATTACCCACGTCATCAACTTTGAAACGCCTGATATTCCGGAGCAGTATATCCACAGAATCGGTAGAACAGGTAGAGCAGATAAAGAAGGAAAGGCTATTACTTTTGTTACTAAAAAGGAAGAACCTTTGATTCTTGACATTGAGCTATTGATGGATAAAGATTTGAAGTTTAATGAATTCCCTGAAGAGGTTAAGATCAATCCTAAGAAGATTGCTGCTGAAGAAGATCAGGTGGTCATGAAAAATCCTGCTCAGGTAAAGCTGAATGACGGAGGAGGAGCATTCCACGAGAAAAAGGCTAAAAATACAAAAGAAAACTGGGGCGGACCTTCCAAAAGAAAGGCACCTAAGAAGTTTGGAGCCAACAGGGCTCAGCAGAAAGCAATTTCAAAATCGAAAAGAAAGAAATAA
- a CDS encoding tetratricopeptide repeat protein, whose translation MIKKTITILCSVLLYSLSFSQEKPNEKTVLQELSENACKCADSISLSNRKKEDIIKDVHGCIDKYTGALQISTLLKGAEKQSENVKEVNGKKQINLTFNTNKNSKQYKDSYNDIERYLMQHCESVKRATITSETSNDKFSKNQKALDFYQKAVDASKQENWKDAIQNYEQAVKADPKFIYAWDNLGICYRRVGEYDKALNAYKQSLAVDPKGKMPLQNIAIAYIYKKEYQKAIDAYHDFDKVYPNDPEVYYGIGQIYFAHLKDNEKGLDYICKAYRIYNEQKSPYRSDAEAVIGQIYKGMKEEGKTDKFKEILKSNNIQFD comes from the coding sequence ATGATAAAAAAAACAATAACCATTTTATGCTCTGTTTTACTGTATTCCCTTTCATTTTCTCAGGAAAAGCCGAATGAAAAAACAGTTCTTCAGGAACTTTCGGAAAACGCCTGCAAATGTGCTGATTCTATTTCTCTGTCTAACAGAAAGAAAGAAGATATCATCAAAGATGTTCACGGATGTATTGATAAATACACAGGAGCACTTCAGATCTCAACCCTTTTGAAAGGAGCAGAAAAACAGTCTGAAAATGTAAAAGAAGTAAACGGGAAAAAGCAGATTAATCTGACTTTTAATACCAATAAGAATTCAAAGCAGTATAAGGACAGCTATAATGATATTGAGCGCTATTTGATGCAACACTGTGAGAGCGTAAAAAGAGCTACCATCACTTCAGAAACCAGTAATGATAAGTTCTCAAAAAATCAAAAGGCTCTTGATTTCTATCAGAAAGCGGTAGATGCCTCCAAACAGGAAAACTGGAAGGATGCCATTCAGAATTATGAGCAGGCTGTAAAAGCTGACCCAAAATTTATTTACGCATGGGATAATCTGGGGATCTGCTACAGAAGAGTTGGAGAATATGATAAGGCTTTGAATGCTTATAAACAGTCATTAGCTGTAGATCCTAAAGGTAAAATGCCTTTACAGAATATCGCTATAGCCTATATCTATAAAAAAGAATATCAGAAAGCTATTGATGCCTATCATGATTTTGATAAGGTATATCCCAATGACCCTGAGGTTTATTATGGTATAGGGCAAATCTACTTCGCTCATTTGAAAGATAATGAAAAAGGACTTGATTATATCTGCAAGGCATACAGAATTTACAATGAACAGAAATCTCCTTACCGTTCTGATGCAGAAGCTGTAATTGGGCAGATTTATAAAGGTATGAAAGAGGAAGGCAAGACAGATAAGTTTAAAGAAATTTTAAAGAGCAATAACATTCAATTTGATTAA